The nucleotide sequence CAAGGCCGCCACGCAACCTGCGTTACGCGCCGTTTGAATATCAAAGAGATAATCACCAATAAACAGGACTTGTTCAGCTGGCAGTTGCCACTGCTCACAAAAAACCTGCACCCCTTCAGGATCAGGCTTAGCTTTAACATCATCGCGAGTTAATAGTGGTAAATTCAGGCCTAAACGGCTTAAGGTCAGCTCAGCCGCTGGCGCGATATTACGGGTTAAAATCGCGAGAGGTATACCTTGCTGCTGCCAATAGGCAATCAGCTCTGCCGCGCCATCAATCCAAGTAGCCGTCATTGAGCTTTGTAACTCGTATCTGTGTACTACGGCCGTTGCCGCCGCTAACTCTGTAGCCCTTAAGCTTGATAGATGCGCCAAGATATCCGTGCCGCTAGCAATTCCCAACTCACGCCGTAAGCCGCTAAAATCCGGATTTGAATGAGCCAAGGTGCCATCAAGATCGAAAATAACGGCGCTAAATGCGCTAATGTCACTGAGTCCTGTATTCACTGCGCCTTCTGCATTCGCCGCGCTTGCTGCATTTACTGCCACCATGACTTAAATCACTGTCCTTAAATTGATACTTATTTATACCGCATATTCCGTAAGTTTATACGCTAAATCTGTACATTAAGTTCGCTGTGATCTCAGTTTATAACTTAAATAATACCCAAGCGGCGAAACACGCAAGTAACGCCAAAATTAATACAATCATACGATTACCACCAACAAACCACACTTGTCTTTGCTGACGCTTAGCTATGCTAAAGAATATTAACCCAGGGAAATACAACAGAGTTGCCAGCAATAAGTGATGTAGCCCTGAGGCATACAGCAGCCAAAAACCATAGAGCATAGCCACAGCGCCAAAGATGGCCATGCTATAAATTTTATCTTGTCGCCCTTGCTTAACCGCATAAGCTGCCACCAATAAATAAGGCACCAAGATCATCTCAGATGAGATGTTTAACAAGGTATTGTAGCCACCGCCCAGTAAGTTAACCGCCAGCAAAATACCTTGAATGACTAAGCTTGAAATCAATAAGGTAAATATCGGAGTGCCGACCTTATTGGTCTTACTAAAAATAGCGGGAAACATCTTATCTTTGGACGCTGTATAAGGCGTTTCAATGGCTAACATGGTCCAGCTTAAATAGGCGCCGCACACAGATATAATCAATCCGATACCCACTATGTATAAGCCTGCAGGCCCCATAATAGATTCAAGTACTTTAGCCGCCGAAGGATTAGGCATTTGCGCCAGTTCCTTAGTGGAAATAACCCCCATAGACATTAAGCTCACCAGCACATAAATCACTAAGGTCAGCAATAACCCCATCACAGTGGCGCGGCCAACGTCTTTGCGCACCCGCGCCCGCGTAGATAAAATCACTGCACCTTCAATACCGATAAAGACCCACACGGTAATCAGCATGGTTTCTTTCACTTGCGATATTAACGACTCACTGGGATTACCGGCCACATGGGAAAAATTAAGGGTAAAAGTCTCCCACTTAAATGCCGTGACCACAGCCACAATAAAGATAAAAATGGGGATAAGCTTAGCCACTGTGGTTAAGAGGTTAATCAAGGCTGCGGTTTGCACTCCCCGCAGCAATAAGAAATACATACCCCAGACAAAAACCGACGCGCAGGCAATCGATACCGCCGTGGTGCCATTACCAAAAATGACGTGTTGCGGCGTATCAAAAAACAGGCCTAAGGTACTGAAAATAATTACTAAAAATGACACATTGGCAACGACTGCGCTAATCCAATATCCCCACGAAGAAAAGAAACCGATTAGCTCACCAAACCCAGATTTAGCGTAACCAAAAACCCCAGTAGAAATTTCGGGTTTATGGATACATAACTGCTGAAAAGTTAAGGCCAGAAAAATCATGCCGCCACCGGAAATGATCCAACCTATCATCACAGCCAGAGGGCTCGCGACTGCGGCCATATTTTGCGGTAAGGCAAACACCCCAGCACCAATAATGGATCCCACGACCAAGGCAGTTAACGAAAATATGCCGAGTTTATTATCAGGATGAGACAAAGCAGTGCTCCTTAGCACAAATAGTTGGTTAACTATGACGATTCAACAGGGATTAAACACACCAAGTGTAGACGACTCGGTACAATGTTTTAGGGTAACGGGGAAACGGCCAGCGGCGCTGGCCTACAGACTTCGAAGGCTTAATAATTTAGAGGTATGACGGAAAGTCACCCTAAACAGCGGGCGCTGCTTAGGGTGTTGAAAAGTGATGATAAGCGCAAGTCTTAGGCTTATGCCCATGGCCGCCATCATAGTAAAAGTCGTGACTAGGATCATGACTAGCAGTTAACGATCAATATCAGGATTAATGGTTTTTTCAGCAGCTTGCGCTTGGCGCGTGGCTAAACGCTCGGCACTGCGGCTCACTGAAATCAACACTAGCCCTAAAATAATCAGCTTAACCCCAATCAAGATACCAATCACAAATTCAGAGGATACTGGCCATTGCCACATGATAATGCCGGCCATGATTAATGAAGATACGCCGCCCATGGCTATATATCCCCAGCCATGACGTGGGCGCATTTGCAGGGCGCTGGTTAGGCTTGCCATGCCATCTAGCACAAAATAAATGCCTAAGAATAAGGTTAAGGTGGCAAGCCCTAGGCTTGGCATAAACAGCACCACTAAACCGGCAATACCTGTAATGATGGCAAACACTAAGCGGGCGCTAAAACCGCGGCCTTCACCAGGCCAAGCGGCCAAACTTTGCACGAAGCCAACGATAAGCAGCACCACACCAAATAATAAAGTGACCGCTAAGCCCATCACCATAGGTAATGCCAAGGCAATAAGACCAAAAATAAGGGTAATTATGCCCCACTTTTTACTGGCTTTGGACGCCCCAGCAATTAACTGATTCATATCATTCATGGTGCTGCCTGATGTAAATTGTATGTGAAGACAGAGTTTAGCTAAGGCGAGATTCCAACACCAGAATAAACTCAGGCCTGACAAGAGCAATATGGGCACGCGTCCAAAAATATAAACTATCTAATTGTAAATATTGAGTTTTTTATAATTAACTAGTGATGAATTATGATTTACCTAACTAACCCTTAGCAACTATGACCATAGCTAGCCCTCACTAGACTTGTCTCAATTAGGCCAAGGCATGAGCCTGCGGCCTAACACCTAAGGTGTGGCAAATGGCATAACTAAGCTCAGCGCGATTAAGGGTATAAAAATGAAAATCTTTAACCCCCTCTTGGCACAAGACTTTTACCATATCAATCGCCACATTGGCGCCCACTAATTGCCGAGTGTGAGCATCATCCTCTAAGCCATCAAACTGCTTATGCAGCCAAGTTGGCAAGGCTACGTTAGTCATGCCAGCAAAGCGCTTCAGCTGAGTAAAGTTAGTGACAGGTAAGATCCCAGGAATAATTTCCACATCTATGCCAGCTGCCGTGCAGCGATCGCGAAAGCGCAAATACGATTCCACATTGAAGAAAAACTGGGTGATAGCGCGATTGGCGCCCGCATCAATCTTGCGTTTAAGGTGAATTAAATCCGCCTGCGCGCTACTAGCATCGGGATGAACTTCTGGATAAGCCGCCACTGAAATATCAAAATCAGCCACAGACTTTAATAAGCTCACTAAATCATTGGCAAAGCGTGTGGGCTTGGGGCTACCTGCGGGTAAATCACCACGTAGCGCCACTATATGCTTAATGCCCTGCTGCCAGTAGTTTTGCGCTAATTGGCGCAATTCATCATCACTGGCATCCACTAAGGTGAGATGCGGCGCTGCGATTAAATCTGTTTCGCGCTGAATGCGTTCAATCACAGAGTGAGTGCGATCCCGCACCCCAGAATTTGCGCCATAAGTCACAGACACAAACTTAGGCTTAAGTGGCGCCAGGCGTCCAATCGATTGCCACAGCAATTGCTCCATCTCTTGGGTCGCAGGCGGGAAAAATTCAAATGAAACATTAATATCGTCTTTAAGCTCAGCCAGATTCTGATTCAAAGATTGAGCGTAGTGCGCATGATGAAAAGCCATAATATATTCCCTTAAGTTGATGGACGTTTGGACGTCTATACATCCATATACTAGAGCGCAATTGAGCTAAGTCAAGCGTAAATTTTTCATTCACCCACAATAAAGCCATTAAATGGCAACATACAGTTAAGTTTTGTAACCTTACCCCATGAGTAAGGCTACGCTGTGACGTGCTTTGCTGTGCCAAGTTGTGATTGGCAATTTGCCTTATTCAAGCTGATGTTGCTGCCACCATAAGGCGGCGCCGATAAGGGCGGTATCGCTATTAAGCGCTAACTGAATGGGAACAGGCTGCAAATAATGGCGCACATCATCTTTTGCCATAACCCCGTTTATAAACTCACCTTGCTTAATCAAGGGCACGATTTTTGGCAAAATGCCGCCGCAAAGTACCACGCCACCTAAGGCGCCATGAGCCAGCACTAAATCACTCACCACTTGCCCGAGCCAATAACAAAAACATCTAAGAGTGCGAATTGCGAGTACTGAGTTCCCCGCCAAAGCAGCTTCGGTAATGGCCGCAGGGGAATCGAGCAAGCTTGCAGGAATTGCGTTTATTGGTGTCTCTCCAGATTGAGCCTCTCTAAGCATAAGCTCTGCCATTGCTTGATATAAGCGCACTAAACCCGGGCCTGATAAAAAATATTCCACATTAACCACACTGACTTGGCGGCGGGCATGTAGCAGTAAGGCATCTTGCTCAGCATTGGTGGCAGCAAGGCAAATATGCCCCGCTTCACAGCCAACGGGGACAAAGTGCTGCTTCATAGGATGCAAAACCGCAGCGCCAAAACCAGTGCCTGGGCCGAGCACTAAAATCGGGGCGCTAGTGACAGCTTCCCCTGCTCTAACAGTTAATAACTGTTTGGGATCTAAGGCGGGGACACTGTTGGCGTAAGCCACAAAGTCATTAAGCAGCAGCACAGGCATATTAAGCGCCGCGCTTAATTGAGAGGCACAAGCGCTCCAACCTAAGTTAATAAGATGCACTTGCTGATTAATCACAGGGCCTGCTAAGGCAAGGCTCGCGCCAATTATCTTAAAATCAGTAGGTATCAATGCCAAATACTGCTGCACTAATGCCAATACGCTCGGCGCACCTTTACTGGCTAAAGTCAGGGCTTGTTGGCACATGGGCTTATTCTCTAAATGCCCTTCACTAGCCACCAGCATAGGTTCATATAAATTGCCATTAACCTCAGCCGGTACTAATGCAAACCGGCCATTAGTGCCGCCTATATCTGCCACTAAGATCCATGCCTTATTCATCGCCGCGATCCTTTCGTCATTAACTGGCATTTAGTAATTATTGATGATTTTTAAGCACTCTTTGGTATTTTCAACGAATGCCTTCAATTACTTATAGCTTAGGTATGATCTAAAGCCGCAGCCAAATACTCAACTCACTGTCGCTATCTAGAAACAACAAAGCCAATACCTAACGGGCATTGGCTTTTATTAATGGCGAAGTCGTAAGTTAACTTAGTTGCTAAAGATCAAAGGCCGCTCAAAACTTATTGTTGGCTTATTCGTGTAATAGATCGTGGCAAATTTGCGCCAGATCCGATTGCACCGCCGAGGCTGTTACTTCACGGCCAGCGCCAGGGCCGCGAATGATCAAAGGATTACTGTGATAGCAAGCCGATCGGATCACAAACACATTATCCCCTGGGGTTAAGTTGGCATAAGGGTGCGTTCTTGCAACTGACTCTAATCCCACCTTAGCGCGACACTTACCGTCCTGTAGATCAAGACTTGCCACATAGCGGATCACTTGCCCTTGCGCCGCCACATCAGCAAGGGCTGTGGCCATGGGGCCATTAAGATCGCTTAACTGATCAATAAATTCAGTTAATGACACATGCTGCAAATGATCTGGCACTAATGAGGTTAACTCAATATCGTCAAGCTCAAGGGGCAAGCCTATCTCGCGGGCTAAGATCAATAATTTGCGCTGCATATCGCGCCCAGAAAGATCATCGCGGGGATCGGGCTCAGTGATCCCTAACTCTTTAGCCTCAAGCACTAACTGTGAAAAATCTTGGCTGCCATCAAATTTCTCAAACAACCAACATAAGGTGCCAGAAAAAATGCCACCTATGGCTTCGACTTTATCGCCTGAATTATGTAAATCATTTAACGCATGTTGCACAGGTAAACCGGCGCCGCAGCTGGCGTTATAGCGCCAAAATAAGCGCCTGACATTAAGCTGCTGCTTTAACTGGCGATAAAAGGGTAATGGACTGGAGCCTGCGAGTTTATTGGCACTCACCATATGAATGCCATGGGCCAAAAACGCCGGATAGTGCAAAGTTAAACTGGCGCTGGCGCTAATATCTAAGGCAATCAGCTCATCACAAGGCAAAGCGGTTAATTGCTCAAACAAATCAGTAAATTGCCACTCTTGCCCTTGCTCGACTAAACGCTCAATGCCAACGCTAGCATCTATGCCTTTCGCATCTATATAAGCCTTGGTAGAACTCACTACCCCTAATAGCTCAAGACTGATTTGTAATTCATTGCTTAAATTTGCCCGCGCCTTAGCAAATAACTGCAACCAAGCCGAACCTATATTGCCAGTGCCAAGTAAAATCACACCAATACGCTTACGTGGGCCAGCGCAGCGTCTATGCACCTTTTGGGTTAGAGTTGTCACCTGCGCGGCTGGCACTAAGGTTACTAAGCTCAATTCATCTTGGTATAAAGCAAAGGCGCGGCGATTAAGTAAGCGCGCGAAACCGCGGCGATAGACATTGGCATCCGCGCTAACTAAAGCAACTAAGCCATAGTCATCACAGCGATTAATGGCGCTAAGGCCAAAGGCATCGCTCAGCTGCTGCAATAAGGCCAAGGTTTGCTGGCCATTATCTAAGGTGCAGGCCAAGCTAAGCTCACAAGCCTCTTGCTCATTGGTATGCAGCCAATGGGCTAACAAGGGCACGCCTTGCTGATTAAGCGCCGCTAATAACTCCTTGCCATCGCCTGCTACTTGGCAGCGTAGTAAGCTTACGCGTTGCAGGCTAGTAACCACTGGCGCGCTGGCGCTATGAGTCACAGGAGAAATCAACGTAAATTTAGTGTGGGATGCATAGCTTGAGCGCACAGCTAAACTCACCTCGGTATCAAACAAAGGCTGCAAAGTACGTTCATGCAATACGGGCGATCCTAGTCGCGCCAAGCGATCGGCTTCAGCTAAGGTCATGGAATCAAGCAGCTGCGCATCGCTGATCTTATTAGGATCGGCATTAAACACGCCTTCGACGTCAGTCCAAATAGTCACCCGATTGATGCCCGCTAACGCGGCGATCAAAGTAGCGCTAAAATCCGATCCGTTGCGACCCAATAACAAGGTTTCGCCTTGAGGGTTACTGCATATAAAACCTGTGATCACTAAACGTTGATCGCCAGATTCATCCAGTAAACGCTGCACCAGTTGCCGTGATTGATCCATACGGATCTTAGGCATTATGCCTTCATCAGCGACTAAGATACTCGGCGCATACACGTGACAAGCTTCAACCCCTGAGCCGCGCAGTAACGCCGCCATGAGCCGCGCCGACCAGCGCTCACCAAAGCTCACTAGATAACTGGTTTGATAATGAGTCATGGCATCGAGCTGCAATAAAGTCACTATCTCAGCTTTATCGGCGCCAAGGCGCTCACGCAAATCACGGGCGCTGTCATTGGTGAGTAACTGCTCCACCATATGCTGTTGATACTGAATTAATTCCGCTAAGGCTTCTTGCCAAATAGCGCCTTGCTGACGCAAAGCTAATAAATGATATAGCTTGTTGGTGGTCTTGCCCGCAGCTGACACCACCACCAGATCGTTACTCTGACCATGGGTTAGCAGTATATGAGCCACCCGGCGATAACAATCGGCATCCGCCAAGCTTGAACCACCAAATTTATGCAAATGACGACGCACCATAGCTTACTCCTCTAAACCACTGGCCACGGCTAATGCGTGGGACAGATCAGCCACCAGATCCCGTGGATCTTCAATGCCTATTGATAAACGGATCAAATTATCACTAATACCCGCTAAACGCCGCGCCTCTGGATCCATAGCTCTGTGGGTCATAGTGGCAGGAATGGCCACTAAACTTTCCACCCCACCTAAACTTTCGGCCAGCGAGAAAAACTTAAGCTCACTGAGAAAACGGGTCAATTGCGCTTGGCCGCCCTTAAGCTCAAAACTCACCATAGCGCCAAAGCCTTGTTGCTGGCGCACGGCAATGCTGTGGCCGGGATGAGAGCTAAGCCCTGGAAAATGAATCTGGCTCACCGCCGTACTTTGCTGCAATAAGGCCACCACAGCTTGGCAGTTTTCTTGATGTTGGCGCATACGCACACTTAAGGTACGCAGCCCTCTTAAGGTTAAATAGCTATCAAACGCGCCGCCGGTTAAGCCTAATGTATTGGACCACCAGTTAAGCTTATCAGCGATGGCGGCATCTTTTGCAATCACGGCGCCGCCGACGACATCGCTATGACCATTAATGTATTTAGTGGTGGAATGCACAACTATGTCAGCGCCAAGTAACAAGGGTTGCTGCAAGACTGGCGACAGAAAAGTGTTATCTACCACTAATAAGCTGTCGGTCTCTTTAAGCTTGTGGGCAATAGCAGCAATATCGACAATGCGCAGCAAAGGATTGGATGGGGTTTCAAGCCAAAACATAGCAGGCTGTAATGTTAAGGCGGCATCAATTGCTGCGGCATCGGTTTGATCTATGACTTTAAGTTGAAAATGCCCTTTGGCAGCCAAATGAGTAAACAAGCGATAACTGCCGCCATAACAATCATGGGGAATAATCAGCAGCTGCTCAGGAGTCAGTAAACTTGTGACTAAAGTAATGGCAGCCATGCCTGTGGCAGTCACTACTGCGCCGGCGCCATGCTCAAGTTCAGTGAGTGCTTCGGCCAACAAACAGCGGGTAGGATTACCAGAGCGGCTGTAATCAAAGGCACGTGGACTTAAATGATCACTAAAGCTGTAATTGGTCGACAGGTATAATGGTGGCACTACCGCCCCATGCTGAGTATCACTTTCAATGCCTTGGCGCACGGCTGCAGTTGCTGTATATCTGTTGGCCATAATCAACTCCGTTTA is from Shewanella sp. SNU WT4 and encodes:
- the metF gene encoding methylenetetrahydrofolate reductase: MAFHHAHYAQSLNQNLAELKDDINVSFEFFPPATQEMEQLLWQSIGRLAPLKPKFVSVTYGANSGVRDRTHSVIERIQRETDLIAAPHLTLVDASDDELRQLAQNYWQQGIKHIVALRGDLPAGSPKPTRFANDLVSLLKSVADFDISVAAYPEVHPDASSAQADLIHLKRKIDAGANRAITQFFFNVESYLRFRDRCTAAGIDVEIIPGILPVTNFTQLKRFAGMTNVALPTWLHKQFDGLEDDAHTRQLVGANVAIDMVKVLCQEGVKDFHFYTLNRAELSYAICHTLGVRPQAHALA
- a CDS encoding DUF308 domain-containing protein produces the protein MNDMNQLIAGASKASKKWGIITLIFGLIALALPMVMGLAVTLLFGVVLLIVGFVQSLAAWPGEGRGFSARLVFAIITGIAGLVVLFMPSLGLATLTLFLGIYFVLDGMASLTSALQMRPRHGWGYIAMGGVSSLIMAGIIMWQWPVSSEFVIGILIGVKLIILGLVLISVSRSAERLATRQAQAAEKTINPDIDR
- a CDS encoding basic amino acid/polyamine antiporter; the encoded protein is MSHPDNKLGIFSLTALVVGSIIGAGVFALPQNMAAVASPLAVMIGWIISGGGMIFLALTFQQLCIHKPEISTGVFGYAKSGFGELIGFFSSWGYWISAVVANVSFLVIIFSTLGLFFDTPQHVIFGNGTTAVSIACASVFVWGMYFLLLRGVQTAALINLLTTVAKLIPIFIFIVAVVTAFKWETFTLNFSHVAGNPSESLISQVKETMLITVWVFIGIEGAVILSTRARVRKDVGRATVMGLLLTLVIYVLVSLMSMGVISTKELAQMPNPSAAKVLESIMGPAGLYIVGIGLIISVCGAYLSWTMLAIETPYTASKDKMFPAIFSKTNKVGTPIFTLLISSLVIQGILLAVNLLGGGYNTLLNISSEMILVPYLLVAAYAVKQGRQDKIYSMAIFGAVAMLYGFWLLYASGLHHLLLATLLYFPGLIFFSIAKRQQRQVWFVGGNRMIVLILALLACFAAWVLFKL
- a CDS encoding bifunctional aspartate kinase/homoserine dehydrogenase II; protein product: MVRRHLHKFGGSSLADADCYRRVAHILLTHGQSNDLVVVSAAGKTTNKLYHLLALRQQGAIWQEALAELIQYQQHMVEQLLTNDSARDLRERLGADKAEIVTLLQLDAMTHYQTSYLVSFGERWSARLMAALLRGSGVEACHVYAPSILVADEGIMPKIRMDQSRQLVQRLLDESGDQRLVITGFICSNPQGETLLLGRNGSDFSATLIAALAGINRVTIWTDVEGVFNADPNKISDAQLLDSMTLAEADRLARLGSPVLHERTLQPLFDTEVSLAVRSSYASHTKFTLISPVTHSASAPVVTSLQRVSLLRCQVAGDGKELLAALNQQGVPLLAHWLHTNEQEACELSLACTLDNGQQTLALLQQLSDAFGLSAINRCDDYGLVALVSADANVYRRGFARLLNRRAFALYQDELSLVTLVPAAQVTTLTQKVHRRCAGPRKRIGVILLGTGNIGSAWLQLFAKARANLSNELQISLELLGVVSSTKAYIDAKGIDASVGIERLVEQGQEWQFTDLFEQLTALPCDELIALDISASASLTLHYPAFLAHGIHMVSANKLAGSSPLPFYRQLKQQLNVRRLFWRYNASCGAGLPVQHALNDLHNSGDKVEAIGGIFSGTLCWLFEKFDGSQDFSQLVLEAKELGITEPDPRDDLSGRDMQRKLLILAREIGLPLELDDIELTSLVPDHLQHVSLTEFIDQLSDLNGPMATALADVAAQGQVIRYVASLDLQDGKCRAKVGLESVARTHPYANLTPGDNVFVIRSACYHSNPLIIRGPGAGREVTASAVQSDLAQICHDLLHE
- the metB gene encoding cystathionine gamma-synthase encodes the protein MANRYTATAAVRQGIESDTQHGAVVPPLYLSTNYSFSDHLSPRAFDYSRSGNPTRCLLAEALTELEHGAGAVVTATGMAAITLVTSLLTPEQLLIIPHDCYGGSYRLFTHLAAKGHFQLKVIDQTDAAAIDAALTLQPAMFWLETPSNPLLRIVDIAAIAHKLKETDSLLVVDNTFLSPVLQQPLLLGADIVVHSTTKYINGHSDVVGGAVIAKDAAIADKLNWWSNTLGLTGGAFDSYLTLRGLRTLSVRMRQHQENCQAVVALLQQSTAVSQIHFPGLSSHPGHSIAVRQQQGFGAMVSFELKGGQAQLTRFLSELKFFSLAESLGGVESLVAIPATMTHRAMDPEARRLAGISDNLIRLSIGIEDPRDLVADLSHALAVASGLEE
- a CDS encoding glucokinase; its protein translation is MNKAWILVADIGGTNGRFALVPAEVNGNLYEPMLVASEGHLENKPMCQQALTLASKGAPSVLALVQQYLALIPTDFKIIGASLALAGPVINQQVHLINLGWSACASQLSAALNMPVLLLNDFVAYANSVPALDPKQLLTVRAGEAVTSAPILVLGPGTGFGAAVLHPMKQHFVPVGCEAGHICLAATNAEQDALLLHARRQVSVVNVEYFLSGPGLVRLYQAMAELMLREAQSGETPINAIPASLLDSPAAITEAALAGNSVLAIRTLRCFCYWLGQVVSDLVLAHGALGGVVLCGGILPKIVPLIKQGEFINGVMAKDDVRHYLQPVPIQLALNSDTALIGAALWWQQHQLE
- a CDS encoding HAD family hydrolase; this translates as MVAVNAASAANAEGAVNTGLSDISAFSAVIFDLDGTLAHSNPDFSGLRRELGIASGTDILAHLSSLRATELAAATAVVHRYELQSSMTATWIDGAAELIAYWQQQGIPLAILTRNIAPAAELTLSRLGLNLPLLTRDDVKAKPDPEGVQVFCEQWQLPAEQVLFIGDYLFDIQTARNAGCVAALYCPEGAPDYAHQADWVFRCYHELLSELKARS